A stretch of the Zonotrichia leucophrys gambelii isolate GWCS_2022_RI chromosome 22, RI_Zleu_2.0, whole genome shotgun sequence genome encodes the following:
- the SNRNP27 gene encoding U4/U6.U5 small nuclear ribonucleoprotein 27 kDa protein: MGRSRSRSPPRRERRRSRSTSRDRDRRRRERSRSRDRDRRRSRSRSPHRRRSRSPRRHRSSSSSPARPKERRDEEKKELKDSKKERQITEEDLQGKTEEEIEMMKMMGFASFDTTKGKKVDGAANAYAINVSQKRKYRQYMNRKGGFNRPLDFIA, encoded by the exons ATGGGCCGCAGCCGCTCCCGGTCACCGCCGCGGCGGG AGCGGCGGCGCTCGCGCTCCACGTCCCGGGACAGGgaccggcggcggcgggagcgatCGCGGtcccgggacagggacaggaggaggagcCGCTCCCGCTCCCCGCACCGGAGGCGATCCAG gtCCCCGCGCCGGCACCGCTCCAGCTCCTCGTCACCAGCACGGCCCAAGGAGCGCCGGGACgaggagaagaaggagctcAAGGACTCCAAGAAGGAGCGGCAGATCACAG AGGAGGACTTGCAGGGCAAGACAGAGGAGGAGATCgagatgatgaagatgatgggGTTTGCCTCCTTTGATACCACCAAG GGCAAGAAGGTGGATGGTGCTGCCAATGCCTACGCCATCAACGTGTCCCAGAAGAGGAAGTACAG GCAATACATGAACAGGAAAGGAGGATTCAACAGGCCCCTGGATTTCATCGCCTGA